GTGGTGTTCAACATTCTCTCGAATGCCATCAAGTACACGCCCGCCGGAGGAAATATCTGGTACAGGCTAGATCAGATTGGCAGTTTGCCCGATGGTCGCGTTCTGTACAAGTGGTCTATCCGCGATAACGGTATCGGTATGGATGCGGACTTTGTCGAGCATGCGTTCGAGCGGTTCAGCCGCGAGCACAGTTCTACAGTCAGCGGCATCGAAGGGACTGGCCTCGGCCTTGCCGTGTGCCACGAACTGGTCGAGAAGATGGGCGGTGCCATCAATATCAACAGCGAGAAGGGCAAGGGGACAGTGGTCGCTTTCAGTTTGCCCGTCGAGAGGTGTACCGAAGCCGACTTCCCGAAACCAGAAGAGGAAGAAGTCAAGGAAGATGCGGTTGCGCTTGACGGCAAGAAGGTCTTGCTTGTCGACGACAACGAGATGAACCGCGAAATTGCCATGGATATGTTGACCGATAACGGCGTAATCGTCGAAATGGCCGATAACGGCTTCAAGGCGGTCGAGATGATTGCCGCGTCCAAACCGGGGGACTTTGACCTTATCTTGATGGATATCCAGATGCCCGTGATGGATGGCTACGAGGCCACACGCCGTATCCGAGCGTTGCCGAACAAAAAACTGGCCAATATTCCCATTATCGCGATGACGGCGAACGCCTTTGACGAAGATCGCAAAGCTTCGAGGGCTGCTGGAATGAACGCCCACCTGGCAAAGCCTGTCGGTGCGGATGTGCTTTGCCGGACTTTGTCGGAATTCATTGGTGTTCGGTCGCCCGGATAATGATATTTATCGTTTTTATTACGATTTTTTCATGCCTTTGAATAAAAGTTATGTATATTGGTTAGCGTATGTCAGCAAAAGTTACCAGTAGCGATAAAGTCAACGATTTGTTCCCGGAAACCCCGGTCCGTAAGATTATCACCCCGATTGAACGCCTGATGAAGGTGGAAACGACGGGTGGAATTGTTCTTATCATCATGACGGTTGCGGCCCTGATTTGGGCGAACCTGAGTCCAGAAACCTACCATCATTTTTGGCACATGCCATTTACGTTGAAGATTGGCGACTGGATTGGCAATGGTGATTTGCATTGGCTCATCAACGACGCCTTGATGACGATATTCTTCTTCAATATCGGCCTCGAAGTCAAGGGCGAGATGACTTACGGTGAGTTGCACAACCCGAAGGCGGCGAGTTTGCCTATCATTGCCGCTGCGGGTGGTATGCTTTTCCCGGCGCTCATTTACTTGACGCTCTGCCCGCATGGCGAAAACAGCGCGGCGCACGGTTGGGGTATCCCGACGGCGACGGATATCGCGTTCGTGGTGGGCTGCATGGCCATTCTCGGCAAGAAGGTGCCGCATGCCTTGCGCGTGATGATTTTGACTTTGGCGATTGCCGACGATATTGGTGCTATCCTCGTGATTGCGATTGGCTACCCGAGCGGCGACGGCATCAACTTCGCGGCTCTCGGTGCGGGTTTTGCCCTGCTTGTCTTGATTAATGTGCTGTTCCGCATTGGCGTGCGCAACCTGTTGCTGCACGGCGTCATCGGTGTCGCGGTTTGGGCGTTCTTTGTCAAGAGCGGCGTGCACCCGACTATCGCGGGCGTGCTTCTGGGCCTCTCGGTTCCGGCCAAGGCCGTCATTGCCAACAGCAAGATGGCGCATTTTGCAAGCAACGTGGGCGGAGTCCTCTCGGGCGAATCCCAGGACCGCAACGCAAAATACGAAGTGTTTACCATGCTCAAGCGCGGCGCGAGCGAAAGTATTTCCATGCAGGAACGCCTGTTCAAGCCTCTTGTCCCGTGGGTCAACTTCTTTATCATGCCTCTGTTCGCGTTGAGCAACGCAGGTGTCGAAATCAAGCTCGGTGGCGTGGAAGTCCCGGTGATGGGTGCCGTGGCGCTGGCCTTGATCTTTGGCAAGCCTATCGGTATTTTCCTGTTCAGCGTGCTTGCCGTGAAGGTGGGCGTGTCGGTGAAACCGAGCTACAGCTGGAAGATCCTTTGGGGCGGCGGCATGCTTGCCGGTATCGGCTTTACGATGGCGCTGTTTGTCGCAAGCCTTGCGTTCGATGTGGGTGACCGTCAGGATTCTGCCAAGCTCGGCATCTTGATGGGCAGCTTCTGTGCCGCAATATTCGGCACCATCTACATGAGCATCGTGTCCAAGGCGCACCACGAGTAAATGCCTCACTTTGTCTACATGCTCCGTTGCTTGGGCAACCGTATATATACGGGCTACGCGACGGATGTAGAAGCTCGCTTTGAACAACATAAGGCTGGGAAGGGCGCGAAATTTACGCATGCGTTTCCGCCTGAATGTATCTTGAAAACTTTTGAACTTGAAAGCCTCGAAAAGGCCCTGCGCCTGGAGGCCCGTGTCAAGAAATTGCCCCGCCTGCAAAAAGAAAAACTTGTCGCGGGTGACGAAACTTTGACCGAAAAGTTAATGGCGGGGCTTGCCGAAACGTTGGTGGAAAAAAAGACCCGTGTGCGCCGCGAGCGCCGTGCCAAAGGTGCTACAAAACGCCGTGCAAAATCTAGCCGAAAAGCCTAGTAAAAAACCTAGCTGATAATGAGGTCAATGACCAAGTAAATAGCCATCGCTATGCTTGTCGCACTGATGAAGTGCTGTATGAACTTGTTGCCTTTTTTGCGCTGCAAAAAGCTTCCGCAGTAGCCGCCCAGCCAGGCACCCGCTGCCATCACAATGGCGATGGGCCAGTTGATTTTGCCTGCGATGCCGAGTACAGTGGTGCTGATAAGCAGGAACACGTTGGTGAGCGTATTCTTGAGCGCGTTCACGCGGATGGGATCGAGCCCGGTGTAACGCGTGAGCCCGAAAATTTGTACAAAACCCACGCCCACTTGCACAATGCACCCGTAAATGGAAATCAGTGCGAAGCCGAGGGCGCCTTTCCAGGTGAGTTTTTCTGGTGGCATTGCAGGTGGCTTACCGAGAATGTCTTTGCGCAGGTTGCTCATCACCACGACGAGGCAGATGACGCAGGCGAGTATGGCCTGGAATGTGCGGTCGCCGATGTGCACCAGGAAAACGGCTCCGATGGCGGTTCCGGCGATGGTGGGCAGGAGCAGCTGCAGGAAAATCTTCTTGTTCAGGTAGCCGTGCTTCATCAGGTTGATGGCGCTGCTGAAATTCCCGATGATAAGCCCAATGCGGTTCGTGCCGTTTGCGACGGTCGCGGGCATGCCGAGGAATATCATGATGGGCAAGCTCAGTGTGGAACCGCCGCCTGCGATGCTGTTGATGAGGCTGACAACTAACCCAAGGATAAAAAACGCTGGGTACTGCGCGTATTGCCAAACATCGGCGTCAATCACTTCTGGAGTTCCTTCTCGAGGAATTGCCTGTTCTCTACGACAGTCTTCTTTTGGCTGTTATCCGGATATTCGCTCATGCACTTGTCCAGCGGGGCGATGGCCTGTTTGAGGAGTTCGCGCTTCTTTTCGGGGTCCTTTTGCTTCTGGGCCTTCGCGAAAAGGTTTGAGGTTTCCTTGCGCTGGGTGTTGCAGTAGGCGTCGGCAAGTTCGCGGTATTTTGCGTTGGCTTCTTTGCGCAACTTGCTTGCCTTGAGCTTGTTCAGCAGTTCCTTGGCATCTTTGTATTTGCCGGCCTTGATGAATTCGTCGGCCTTGGCGAGGGCAGCGGCGGGGTCGTGCGATTCCCAGTACTTGACGGCGGCGGCATCGGTTGCCTGTGCCGCTTCGCGGATATGGTCGACGAGCGCCTGGATGTGGAGTTCTACTTCAAAGTCGCGGTAGCGCATCTGGAACTCGGTCACCTTTTTCTGGGCTTCGGCGAATTGCGCCTTGTCGTCGGCGAGCGCCTTGATTTCGGCGTATTCCTTTTTCGCCTTGGCGAGAGTGTTCTTGTAGGCGACTTGTTTCTGTTCCGTGGCCCACTTGGTCAGTGCATCGCCGGGCTCAAGCGAAATCAGGCTGTCGGCGGTCTGTGCCACCATGCTGTATGCGGCGCGGGCGCGGTTCATGTTCTGGATTTCGAGGACAAGCGGCTCGTATTGCTTTGCTTTTTCGGCACGGGTCTTGTCGAAGGCGAGAATCATGGAGTCGGTCTTGGCTTCCCACTGCGCCCAGAGCGGCTTGATGACGCGGAAACGCTGCAGGTAGGCTACGGCCGAGTCGGCGAGGCCCGCTTTGTAAAGCGCATTGGCGTGGGCGAAAACACCGTCGACGAGGGTCGGGAATGCCGTGTAGGGGTCGACAGGAGCCGGCTGGCCGTTGCCGATGTCGGTCAGCGGGACGGTTTCAGATGCTTTGGAAGGGACGCTTGTCGTGGTTTCTGCGGTGGGGGTGGCACTGTCCGCCGACTGCATGGTAGACTGACTGGTGCCAGATTCGCTTTCCGGTGCAGTTGAGGGCTGCCCGCTGCTGTCACGTTCTGCATTGACAGAAGGTTCGCCGGAGGGGTCTGTCTCGGGGGAGGGCGCATTACCCACGCACGCCGCAAGAGCAAAAGCCGATAAAAGTAAAAGGAAGTGCTTCATCAAAAAGTAAATATAGGTAATAGGGGAGAGGCTAGAGAATAGAGACTAGAGGCTAGTGAATAAGAATCACGCACTTCGTGCGTTAATAACAGACGGCGAAGCCGTGATATTTTCCCCTAGCCTCTAGATCCTAGATTCTAGTCTCTAATCCGCTTCTATAGGCACAAATGCGTTCCCGCCTAATCCTTCAGGCAAATCCCAGTCATCGTCTTTGGGCATTGCTGCGGCCTTCGGGGCTACAGGCTGTCCAGCGGCAGCGGGGATGTCCTGTGCAGGCTGCGGGGCGGGCGGCTGGCTCATGGAGCCAGCGTCGGGGCCGATGGCCCCGTCTATGGCGGGCGCGCCGGAGTCGGTCACGGTGGGCATCGGCATGCTGGTGAGTATTCCCATTTCGGCACTTGCTGCCGCTGCACGTTCCTGCACCTGCGGCGGGGTGAATCCCGGCACGTCGAGCCACGGGAGCGGCCTGCCTTCGGCACTGCTCGCGCCCGCCATCGCCCGCCCTGTCATCGGGTCGACCGTGAGTTCTCCGCGTTCGTTTGTCAGGATCAGCGGGACTTCGCCACTGGCCATCATGGAAATATCGAGGAAGTCGATTTGTTCCGGGATACCGAGGATTCCGATTTCTTCTTTTGCGAAAGCCGCCCATTGCGGGAGGCCTCCCGAAGCACCTGCGATACGTGTGCGTCCGGACTTTAGCGGCTTGTTATCGTCGAAGCCTACGTAGCTACCGATAGCCACCACGGAATCGAGCGCAATGCCATTCTTGTCTTTAACATAGGTGGGGAGCGCTCCCATGAACGCTACGTTGCGGTAGTCGTTCGTGGTACCCGTCTTGCCGAGGGCCGGGTAGCGCAACTTGGTTGTCCCTTCGGAGTTCGATACGGTGATGCTTGCATACTGGCTGCGGGCGGTTCCGTTCTTGAACACGGAACGTAACATCGCACCCATCTGCGTGGTGACCGTTTCATCCAAGACAACCTTGCTTTCGGTGTCGTTCTTGAATATGACTCGACCATCGCGGTTCTTGATTTCTTTGATAAGGCAAGGTTCGGCCCAGTCGCCGTCTTTGCACTTGAACACCTTGCCCGTGAGAATGGTCTGGTAGGCCGTGGTAATTTCGCTCAAAGTAATGTCGTTCACGCCGAGCGGCATGCTGAACACCTTCTGCAATTTCTGCTTGATGCCGATTTCGCCTGCAAACCTTGCGAATTCCGACATGGCGAGTGCGCGGCGGTAGTCGGGCCAGTTACGCAGATGTTCGGGATCGAGGTAGTCGCTTTCGGGGTCGGTCGGTTCGACCATCGTGCTCAGACGCTTGAAGTCGGCCAGCGTGAAGTTCGGGAAGAGTTCTTCTGCTTCGAGCGAAGCGAAAGTTTCGGTGAGCCCGTTCATGAGAATTTCGTTTTCACGGTTGCGCAGGACCTCGGAGTAGTTCTTGAAGTTGTGGCGCAAGTAACGGATAGCCGATGCGTCGCGCTTGGCTTGCTTGATGCCTACGTCGGTATAGCTCCCGTAGCGCAACGCCTGCATAGCGCGGGCCTGTGCGTACAGTCCTTCGTTCTTGTAGCGTTCCACGAGGGCGTCGCGTGCTCGTGTGAATTCAATTTCGCGCTTTACGTCTTCTTTCATGGTGAGGCCAAACTTGTCGCGCAGTCTCTCGAAGAATGCCTTGGATTCCTCGTCGGGGAGGCGAGCCATTTCGTTCTGTGCCGCGACCATGGAGAATTCCTCGTCGCTCAATTTGTCGAGCAGGTGCTCCAGCAGCCAGATGCTTGCGATGTTTTCTGAGCGCGTGGCCGCCCAGGCGATGCTTACCACGTCACCCTTGTTCTTGTGGTCGGGGCGCGGGAAGTAGAACTGGTTCACGTACTGGAACGCGTTGTACTCGTTCTCCAATTCATCGAGGTAGTTC
This genomic window from uncultured Fibrobacter sp. contains:
- the nhaA gene encoding Na+/H+ antiporter NhaA translates to MSAKVTSSDKVNDLFPETPVRKIITPIERLMKVETTGGIVLIIMTVAALIWANLSPETYHHFWHMPFTLKIGDWIGNGDLHWLINDALMTIFFFNIGLEVKGEMTYGELHNPKAASLPIIAAAGGMLFPALIYLTLCPHGENSAAHGWGIPTATDIAFVVGCMAILGKKVPHALRVMILTLAIADDIGAILVIAIGYPSGDGINFAALGAGFALLVLINVLFRIGVRNLLLHGVIGVAVWAFFVKSGVHPTIAGVLLGLSVPAKAVIANSKMAHFASNVGGVLSGESQDRNAKYEVFTMLKRGASESISMQERLFKPLVPWVNFFIMPLFALSNAGVEIKLGGVEVPVMGAVALALIFGKPIGIFLFSVLAVKVGVSVKPSYSWKILWGGGMLAGIGFTMALFVASLAFDVGDRQDSAKLGILMGSFCAAIFGTIYMSIVSKAHHE
- a CDS encoding GIY-YIG nuclease family protein, encoding MLRCLGNRIYTGYATDVEARFEQHKAGKGAKFTHAFPPECILKTFELESLEKALRLEARVKKLPRLQKEKLVAGDETLTEKLMAGLAETLVEKKTRVRRERRAKGATKRRAKSSRKA
- a CDS encoding sulfite exporter TauE/SafE family protein → MIDADVWQYAQYPAFFILGLVVSLINSIAGGGSTLSLPIMIFLGMPATVANGTNRIGLIIGNFSSAINLMKHGYLNKKIFLQLLLPTIAGTAIGAVFLVHIGDRTFQAILACVICLVVVMSNLRKDILGKPPAMPPEKLTWKGALGFALISIYGCIVQVGVGFVQIFGLTRYTGLDPIRVNALKNTLTNVFLLISTTVLGIAGKINWPIAIVMAAGAWLGGYCGSFLQRKKGNKFIQHFISATSIAMAIYLVIDLIIS
- a CDS encoding transglycosylase domain-containing protein, with amino-acid sequence MRRLKKLLKITAAFALVGLICCIPAYIVVFKILPEQDPDNQFNRNTILQVLSGETRVYFNDGNELLGAFFDANHRVYVPYGDIPVNIVNALVAAEDAGYWNHNGFSFHGFARAMARNIREGHLRQGGSTLTQQAVKNIFGREERSVKEKLKELMNALRMEKHFSKEEILEFYLNQFHVSGTGKGVAIAAQYFFNKELKDLTLAECAFIAGSVKGPFNYDPFIQRTTERREKAIARGEERLKYVLERMLDEGYIEKEDMEKALAKPLEFNHGNFRFTMSTTLERLEEKLDNDYFHELFQKEGIEDWRKAQLVIVTTLDGKSQDAAKRALQNNISNLQMQLGGFVLPKAEFANRAQSARKGDYLYGAVDSVFFDENGKLKSLTLSFGQLKGIVTEKAVKEFAKQVGGDVNKILASQLKQGAILLVSILSDELQDGFAPCKIETEPVLQGALFALQNGKVIASQGGFHNTGFDRSFKALRQLGSSWKPLLFALALKYHWNYLDELENEYNAFQYVNQFYFPRPDHKNKGDVVSIAWAATRSENIASIWLLEHLLDKLSDEEFSMVAAQNEMARLPDEESKAFFERLRDKFGLTMKEDVKREIEFTRARDALVERYKNEGLYAQARAMQALRYGSYTDVGIKQAKRDASAIRYLRHNFKNYSEVLRNRENEILMNGLTETFASLEAEELFPNFTLADFKRLSTMVEPTDPESDYLDPEHLRNWPDYRRALAMSEFARFAGEIGIKQKLQKVFSMPLGVNDITLSEITTAYQTILTGKVFKCKDGDWAEPCLIKEIKNRDGRVIFKNDTESKVVLDETVTTQMGAMLRSVFKNGTARSQYASITVSNSEGTTKLRYPALGKTGTTNDYRNVAFMGALPTYVKDKNGIALDSVVAIGSYVGFDDNKPLKSGRTRIAGASGGLPQWAAFAKEEIGILGIPEQIDFLDISMMASGEVPLILTNERGELTVDPMTGRAMAGASSAEGRPLPWLDVPGFTPPQVQERAAAASAEMGILTSMPMPTVTDSGAPAIDGAIGPDAGSMSQPPAPQPAQDIPAAAGQPVAPKAAAMPKDDDWDLPEGLGGNAFVPIEAD